The window TGACGGGCGAAGAAGAACAGCGCAGTTTCATCGATGTCGCCGCCTCGGTCGGCGTCACCATCGATGTTGTCGTGGTGGACGCGCAGATGAGCGTCGCCTGTCTCGATATCGCCGAAGCCCACGGACTGCCCGTCGTCACCATCGAGGAAGACGAGATAGGCGCGTCGCTGCTGCATTATCTTGCCGTTGGCCTCAGTTCTTCTCCCAGGGAAAAATCCTCTGAGGAGGACTGGGAGATCATGACCGAAGACCTGCCCAAAATGCTCAAGACCGGCGGCGTCTGCGAGATACTTCTCGTTGAGGACAACAGGGTCAACCAGATCGTCTTTTCGCAGATACTCGAGGGCCTTGGACTATCCTACCGGCTCGCCACCTCCGGCGAAGAAGCCTTGCGTCTTTTTGCCGAACAGGCGCCATCCGCCGTTCTGCTCGATACGACGCTTGCCGATATCGACGGTTTTGAGGTTGCCCGCCGCATGCGCGGCCTTGCCGGCGACAATCGCATTCCCATTGTCGGCGTCATAACGCACGCTTTCGAAGGCGATCTCGACAAGTGCCTGGCTTCGGGCATGGAAGACATGCTGCTGAAACCCGTCAGTCCCGATATGGTCGAGGCCGCTTTCCTGCGCCTTTTCAGCAAGGATGACCTGCGGCTTCAAGCCTGAAATTCCGCCGCCACGGCGAGAGACAGGCGGAAATTGACCGCTCTCAGGCTCATTTTGATCGAAGCTTTGGGCTCCCGGAAAACGCTGCCCGCATTTTTCGGTTCGCGGCTCTATGGCTTTTTTAATACTTGCCCTGCATTGTGAGCGCAATCACACAGGATTCACGAGATGCAGGAATGAAACGGCCAGAGCCGCAAGCGTTGCAGGTCAGCCAGAACGAGCTGCAAGCGATGGCTTACAGCGATCCTTTGACGGGGCTCGGCAACCGCTACCGTCTGCGAGACAAGATTCGCATGCTTGCGAGCGAACGCTCCAGCGATCCCGCACCCTTCACGGTCGGCATCGCGAATATAGACGGCTTCAAACCCATCAACGATCTTTTCGGCGTGCAGGCGGGCGACGAGATTCTGTGCCAGGTGGCGCATCGCCTGAAGGCCTGCATTCCCGATGGCGCGGTCGTGACGCGCCATGACGGCGATGAATTCGCTTTCGTGCTGCCGCTGGTCTTCGAGCGCACCGGCGCCGAGCGTGTCGGCAACATGATCAAGGACGTGCTGTCCGCTCCTTACGATCTCGGCGATCGCAACGTCCGGCTTTCCTCTTCCTTCGGTTTTGCCATCTACCCTTTTGCCGGCGATGATTTCGAGGATCTGTTGAAAAGCGCCGAGACGGCGCTTTACCGGTCCAAACGGCGCGGCCGCGGCCAGATAACGGTCTATTCGCGCGAGATAGCGCAGGAGATGAAGCGCGCCACCCAGTTGGAACAGGCTCTGCGAAACGCCATCATCACCGACGCGATCGATGTGCATTTCCAGCCCATCGTCAGGCTGGAAGAGGCGAAAGTCATCGGTTTCGAGGCGCTTGCCCGCTGGAACGACCCTGATCTCGGCTTCGTATCGCCCGCCGTTTTTGTGCCGCTGGCTGAAGAAAGAGGTTTTATCGACGCCCTTTCGGAAGCCCTGCTCAGGAAGGCGGCGGAAGCAGCCCTGTTCTGGCCGCGCGAGCTTTTCCTGTCCTTCAACCTGTCCTCCGCGCAGTTGATGGATCCTGGCACGGCGGACAATATTCTCTCTATCCTGTCGCGTGTCGGTCTCGACCCACATCGGCTGGAGCTTGAAATCACCGAAACGGCTGTCATGACCTCCGCCGATACCGCGCAGCGCATCATCAGCGAATTGCAGAGTGCGGGTGTTCGCATCTCCCTCGACGATTTCGGCACCGGCCAGTCGAGCCTCGGCCGCCTGCGCGACTTCACCTTCGACAAGGTCAAGATCGACCGCGCCTTCGTTTCCCGCATCAGCAGCGATCGCCCTTCGGAACACATCATCAAGGCCATCGTCGCCATGTGCGAAGGTCTCGATCTCGAAGTGGTGGCCGAGGGTATAGAGGAGCGTGCGGAAGAGGAAAAGCTGCGCGCGCTCGGCTGCGCCATGGGCCAGGGCTATTTTTACGGCCGCCCCGCCGATGCCGCCGCCACCCAGCGTTACCTGCACGAGAATTATCGCGAGATTCTCTCGGATATTTCCTGAGAAACGAAATGGCCGTTAAGAGGCGGCGGTGGTGCTTCCCCACAGCCCTCATTCTTGTGCTTGTCACAGGAATCCAGCCGACACGCGTCTGCGTGGCGAGGAGAGTCTTTCCAGCCCAAGGACTTGGGCTGGCTAGATTCCTGTGACAAGCACAGGAATGACGTGAGGGCGGTTCTTGCCGCGCATCACAACCGGTAGAGCGGCTCAAACCGGCCCTTGACGTCAATCCCGAGCTCGAATGTCTTTCCATGCTGCGGATTGGCGGCGATGGCGTCGTCGCCGAGATTTTCGCGGGCGGAAGTCACAAGGATACGCGACGCATCGGGCCCGATGAAGGCCGGGCAGGTGGTCTGCCCCGCCGGTACCAGATAGCGTTCGATATGATTGCCGTTGGCATCGTAACGATCAACCGCACCCATGCCCCAGCGGGCGTTCCAGATATGCCCATCCGCATCGCAGACCGAGCCGTCTATGCCGCCGTCGATACCGGCGGAATCGACCAGCACTTCGGCCTTGCCCGAGGGAAGACCCGTCTCGGCATCCAGAGGCACCCGCATCAGCTTGTTGACCTTGGTGTCGACGTAATATCCGGTCGCGCCATCGGGGGAAAAGCAGATCGAATTCGGAATGCTGATCTCGGCAAACAGCGTCGTCACCGTGCCTTTGGCAACGTGGTAGATGCTGCCGGCACCGGTTTCCGCTTTCCTGCCCATTGTGCCGATCCAGAGCGCGCCGGAGGGATGCATGCGCCCGTCATTGGACCGATTGCCGGGCAGGTCATTTTCCAGTTCCGCATGCAGTGTCAGAACGCCTGTCGCCGTGTCGCGCAGGAAAAGGCCGTCATCGGAGGCGATCAATTGTTTGCTGTCGCTGATCTTGGCCAGCGCACTGCCCATGAAGGGCAGGGCGTGCACGGTTTTGCGGCCGGAAGCGAGATGCAGTTCATGCAGCTCCCGCTCGACAATATTGAACCACCAGGCGGTGCCGGTCGCGGCGTCAAAGGTCGGGCCTTCGCCAAGCGTCATCGGCGTATCATCAAGAACATGTCCGACAAAGGGGAAAACGGTTGCCAAGCTCTTATCCTCCGATTGCGGCGTCATAG is drawn from Agrobacterium tumefaciens and contains these coding sequences:
- a CDS encoding SMP-30/gluconolactonase/LRE family protein; translation: MATVFPFVGHVLDDTPMTLGEGPTFDAATGTAWWFNIVERELHELHLASGRKTVHALPFMGSALAKISDSKQLIASDDGLFLRDTATGVLTLHAELENDLPGNRSNDGRMHPSGALWIGTMGRKAETGAGSIYHVAKGTVTTLFAEISIPNSICFSPDGATGYYVDTKVNKLMRVPLDAETGLPSGKAEVLVDSAGIDGGIDGSVCDADGHIWNARWGMGAVDRYDANGNHIERYLVPAGQTTCPAFIGPDASRILVTSARENLGDDAIAANPQHGKTFELGIDVKGRFEPLYRL
- a CDS encoding EAL domain-containing protein — translated: MKRPEPQALQVSQNELQAMAYSDPLTGLGNRYRLRDKIRMLASERSSDPAPFTVGIANIDGFKPINDLFGVQAGDEILCQVAHRLKACIPDGAVVTRHDGDEFAFVLPLVFERTGAERVGNMIKDVLSAPYDLGDRNVRLSSSFGFAIYPFAGDDFEDLLKSAETALYRSKRRGRGQITVYSREIAQEMKRATQLEQALRNAIITDAIDVHFQPIVRLEEAKVIGFEALARWNDPDLGFVSPAVFVPLAEERGFIDALSEALLRKAAEAALFWPRELFLSFNLSSAQLMDPGTADNILSILSRVGLDPHRLELEITETAVMTSADTAQRIISELQSAGVRISLDDFGTGQSSLGRLRDFTFDKVKIDRAFVSRISSDRPSEHIIKAIVAMCEGLDLEVVAEGIEERAEEEKLRALGCAMGQGYFYGRPADAAATQRYLHENYREILSDIS